Genomic segment of Malania oleifera isolate guangnan ecotype guangnan chromosome 7, ASM2987363v1, whole genome shotgun sequence:
ctagttcctaaacccaaaaatactgcaataataggcacaaaatgggtgtttaggaataagaaagatgacgATGAGaatattgttagaaacaaagttagattagtggtccaagggtataaccaacaggagggtattgactacgatgaaacttatgctcctgtggcaagactagaagctattagaatgctacttgcttttgcttgctacaaaaactttaaattatttcaaatggatgtaaaaagtgcatttttaaatggatacataaatggagaagtctatgtcaagcaacctccaggatttgagagccacacACATCTAAAATATGTATACAAACTCTCGAAAGCTCTttacggacttaagcaagcaccaagggCATGGTATGAACGGTTAAGTAAATTCCTCCTAGATAATGgattcacaagaggaaaatttgacacTACATTATTCTTAAAACACaaggaaaatgatatgctagttatacagatttacgtagatgatatcatttttggtgctacaaatgaaactttgtgtcaagattttgctcaaaccATGTAGGAAacatttgaaatgagtatgatgggtgaactaaccttcttcctagggttataaattaaacaaataaaacatgAATTTTTTATAAATCAAGCCAAATACGTTAAGGACATGCTAAAGAAGTTCGGTCTTGAAATGGGCAAGTCTAAAGTAACCCCTATGAACATCACAACAAAACTTGAcgctgatgaaaaagggaagaatgtagaCCAAAAACTTTACTgcggaatgattggtagcttgttgtatctcacttctagcaggcccgatataatgtttagtgtttgtctatgcgctagattccaatcatgtcccaaagaatctcatcttcatgCAGTCAAAAGAATCTTTAAATACTTAGCAGACacacatgacttaggactcttttaccctaagaatgcttCCTTTGATCTCACTTGCTACTTGGATGCCGACTACGGTGGTTGCAAAagcgatagaaaaagcactagtggaacatgccatttcctaggacactcacttgtgTCCTGATTTTGCAAGAAGCAAACCTCCGTAGCTCTCTCAACCACCGAGGCTGAATACATTGCAGCCGGTAGTTGCTGTGCCCACgccttatacatgaagcaacGGCTTGAGGACTTCTGAATCTTAGTTAAGGGTACTCCAATTTATTGTGACaacactagtaccatcaacatctcAAAAAATCTGTGCCTACACTCTAGAACTAAACACATCGAAATTAGGCACGATTTTATTCGAGACAATGTCCAAAAGGGAgacgttgagttggtttatgttcccACTGAAAATCAATTAGCAGGCATCTTGACtaagcctctcaatgaagaaagattcaaTAGAATCCGGCGTGCCCTAGGCATGTGTACTCCCTTAGATCTATCTTAGGAGTTTCTTCCTTCATTCTTAAGCTTATCCTAagtaaaactcaatttttattcatgccctcgtcgacgaacatagggtatTCGTCGCCGAGAAATATGtccttttcgtcgacgaacacaggggtctTGTCGCCGAAgtttcattaatttcgtcgacaaacacagggttctcgtcgacaaaatctgtcGGGATGCTTCATATTCCCGCTCGCACATCTCACTCAGTCACAAACCCTAGCCCCCACATCTCGACCCCTCTCCTTCCTCTCGAACCTCTGCCGCTCTCTCACCTCCTTCTCTCGACCCACACTGTCCAGAGCAACCTGAAAACCTTCCGCCCTCCAAGCCTCCCTCACCGACGCACGCACTCTCCAAGCTTCCATTGCCTTGCCACTCCTTTGGTGGCTGCGGTTGTAACCTCCACCACTCCCGTCTCCAAGCTTTCTTCCCTCTCACACACTTGCCTCCAACCTTTAATGGCTCCCCGACCTAAGTGCCGAACCCTTCAAACTAAGGCTGGCGAGGGCTCGTCTCATCGTCCTCCTACTGCTCCTCCTCAGCCGACCCCCACCAACTCTGATCCCCGTTTCTTTTCTGTGGAGGCTGCCTATCGTTATCAAAACGATATTGTAAAACGACACATCGTTCATGGGAAGATTGTGCCTTTCGACTTTCTTCAGCTCCATTTTCCCACTCTGCTCTCTAAGATTAAGGTAGTCGGATGGGATGCAATCTTCGACCTAGGAGAGCTTGTCTACGAGGACCTCGTTTGCGAATTCTATGCCAACTTTGTCCCATCGCATCGCGGCATTGCCGCCTACTCCACGGTCTGCCGAACCATCATTCGGCTCTGCGAAGATACATTCTCTGCCGTGCTTGGTTGTAGCCTCTATCCACTCCGAGGCCTCTTGGCCCACATGATTTGAGTGGTTCGACTCCCATACGGTGCTCAAGCTCATTACTGGTAACCCTCGTATTCCTTCTATTGCCCGCCCTAAATCCAAGGACCTCACAGTTGAATTTAGGGTCCTCCACCACATGATTACATATAATCTTTGCCCTCGAACCGGTGGCTGGGATTGGGTAACGTTGGGCGACATTTTCAGTATGTATTGCCTATGGGTTGGGCGCGGTATCTACTTGCCCTCTATAATCGTTCAGAATATGGAAGAGAGCCTCAAACGGCAGCGGGGTTGCCTTCCTTACGGTCGTCTCCTCACGACCTTTTTTGATCATTTCGAGCTTATCCGCGCCGGGATGTCCTGCATTCGTCCTGCGCCAAAGGATACATACACCGAGGCGACCCTTCGTCGCATGCATTTTGAAAAGGATGATGCTACCAACACGTGGGTCAAAGCCCATGAGCAGGGTCAAGCTTCGGTCGATGAAGTTGAGGCTACTATGGAGGAAGAGGACGAAGAGGATGAGGATGCCTCCTATGGCCATATTTTGGAACGCCTGGACGGCTTTCAGCATGTCATGACGCAGTCAGAAATGCGTCACCGTGCTCGTTTTGACTCTCTCGATGCGACCCTTGCCCGTCAGGAAAACACCAACCGCGCTCGTTTTGATTCTCTTGACGCGTCCTTCGCTGCTCTTTTCAACCGCCTTAGTCGCCCACAGGAATGATCCTCCATAGCTCTTTtcccccaattttgataatggcaaagggggagagatagatGATATAGATATAGGCCTTTCCCTTCGGATGTAATCAGTTGGATACTTTTTGGATGTAGTAGTAGTAGTCACTGCGATTAATGTACTTGGCATGTATTGTAATTGCTTGAATGAAACATGAATGAACTAACGTTGTATTGATATGCTTATACTAAAATGTGATATACTGGACTGTTAAATATTGGTTTCATGCAAGATTAAACAACTTGGAAAATGCCTTACTTatagacggcatgttgccgaaaatttaaataaaatctccattcaaataatgcaaacattaagggggaggatTTGTTAAAATTCTAGACATATAcatttagtaagggggagcatatttttcaaaaagaacactaatggattgtcatcatcaaaaatgaggagaatgttagaccaagtggttaagggtctttcattccaactgtgttttgatgacaacaacccattagcagttctttaaggctactaaccttttCTTTAGTCCTGTTCAGTTGCACAGAATGACACCAAAGCAAGCAAGTTTCAATTTAGCCAAAAGCAACATGAGACATGACCAGAGCTCAGCCACTCAAACCAAAGCACTCATGGACTCTACATAGCATGCAAGTTTTCCAAAGATTGAGTGTGAGAGTTAGAGAGATTgtttttgtaaatcccttgtatatggagtgactcaaTAGAACAAGCAAGAAATAAGCATATCACATACACATCACTTGAACAACAGGCACTGTCCCACACACGCACAACGAGACAAGTTAAACTACGTAAGATGTCTAGAAACCctcaaaacatgttttactaaATCTAAGACATCTTATAGTGGATCAGGGATCATTCCTCATAAATGAACAAGGACCTTTTTACTTTGAACTTCAAAGGATCTTTAAAGTAGTAAGaggagtctcgtcgacgaacacagggcttcttCGACGAATACAACAcagaccctcgtcgacgaacacagggttcttgtcgacgagaatatATCGAGAGTACCTAAACATTTAGAGCACCCcttgtcgacaaatacaggggattcagcGACGAGGTCTGtgcaaatttcgtcgacgaacacagggttctcgtcgatgaaaagaaacCGAGACTTGTCTGAATTtagaaccagcaactcgtcgacaaacacagggcttcatcgatgaatttactTAAGAGCTCGCGACGAAGGCGAGACCTCGTAAACAAATGTCGGGCTGCAGACTTCATTAAATGCAGCAGAACAACTAGTTTTTCTTTTGTCTtgcatcaataaatgcccaacggctctccaacgCCCAACCGTTTTGGTGTTTAAAAAGGGATCTTGCATTAACTTCAAGTATAAAAAGCTCATTTAGTTATTGAGatcattcattgtgcattcaCTCTAGGGTTTTATTGTGCAAATCACTTTCCCTCTTGTTCTTGCTCTCGTTTTACTCCATTGAAAAAGAGGATATTGTGAGAGGATTTTGTTGTGATATTCAGCTCAAGAGGAGCATTTAAGATTGTATCTACCTTTCATCAACTACTTGTatagaaaggctctttgtgagccattgtagggtatctctaagtgagtaccattgtgaaagctctttgtgagcagctgTGTGTATAGGCTTCTCCGCCGGAAGGAGgatcgtatagtggattttgggaatccttgagttggtctcaaggtgtggacgtaggcgcggtgccgaaccatgttaatatcgctgtgttaagcttctcttctctcttctctcttttgtTTTGCTCAATCATTGCCATTTGCTTTACTTTTATTTTGTGATATAATACACTTGTTACTCTTTAATTACTCTTTACCCTTGATAGCTTAACTAACTCTTTTTAACATTTTAAAGGTATAGAACCCATGTCTGTGAacctataaaatatttttagtacttttaagtttgagttttgaattaaatTTATACCTGATCCTTCCTATTTAAAATAGTGAAATGGGATTCATTGAGTCTAATCAGTTGATATTTTTGGTTTcctttgtttaggttttgggaatttAGCCATACCAGTTTAACAGGGGCTGTGGATCTTGTAACTATTTATGTATAAAAGAATTTATGTTTTCTTAGCATTTTCTTGAAACTTTCTTTGACAGGGACTGTATAGACGGGCAATAGATTTGTTCAAAGCTCCACCCTTGGAGACTGAAAGTATGGAAAGAATTCATTGATTTTTCCCACCTTTGCTCCTCTGCCTGTATTAAAATTCAAATGAAGCATTTTTTTCCCTTGGTTGAACAGGTGCAAAAGAAATGGTAGATAGACAGGATATAGCGGCCCTTGCAAGAGGTATGGTTCAGCAATGACAATGCTTTTCATTATACTGCTCCTGCATCATTGTGCATGCTTATGGAGCAGTTGGAACTACAGATGTATGGAAATTTAGCTTTGGTCTTGGTTAAGTGAATTTGCACCAATACTATGGCTTGTTCACAGCAGCATGTCAAATCTAAACATTTAAGTCGTTGAACCTCTTAGCAGATATCTTGGATATAGCATAATCCTGATCCTCAAAGCCTCCAAAATAAATGTAAATGAAAGGGAAAAAGGACCATTTTGCTCTACTACCCTGAGTCTAACAATTTGCTGAAACCAAAGAAGTAAAATTAGAAGAAATGGGAAAAATTTTTGCAAACCTGCCATAAGCCATCCTGCGAATTGTAACTGAAACTTGTGCAGTTCTTTCAATCATAGTTGAAATTCTTATTGGGTATTATTTGCATTCATGCGTTCTTTCATTTCTCTTAATTTTACAACTGTGTCAAGGAGTTGCTGGCTCTGCCTTGTGCGCAGAATGATGCATATTAATGCCACATGGACCATCTGATATGGAGGATGCTATCTATGTGTGATGTGTGCGAATAATACTCAACATGGCAGATGGAATGCATTCAAATCATATGCAAGCAGTCAAAATGTGTAGCATTGCTAGTCAAGCATAGGATTCATTTTCCTGTTCAAATGAGCAAAACTTGGcagttttttttctttcttgcatTCACTACCAGATCACGAGAGGTCTGCAAACATGATTTTGCATTTCTAAGGGCATGTAAGAACCCCCACCCATGCTCATGGAATGGGTTTCTTATTTTCACTCTTGTGATAAATAACAtctttaacaatttttttttcatttggcgGTGCATCTATGCAGGAATGGATTTATTATAAAGTTGCTTTGTGACTGCTGAACATAATTACATTATTTTTCGCATTTTGTAAAGTTGATGATGATTGTTGGATGTCTAGGTGGATATGCAGAAATACTCTGCATTCAACAGAACAGGAGGAGCGaaggagagaaaatgaagagatGGGCGGAATCTGCATGGGGAAATCAGCGGTTATCCCTGGCTGAGGCACTGGATTTCTCTGAATCGTCTTCCAAAGTGACAATCATAGATGCTCGAATCAGCAGGGTCCTGTAGGCTTCatgtttgctaggttttgcagcAGCAGGTCAATGATACCAGGGGTGAAATTACAGAGGAATGGAGCGGATGGGCTTCAATCCTGTGGATGCATTGCATCTCCATCTACACAGCATGTATGATTTACATCTTGTATTAATTTTCAAATGTATGTCTATAGAGGCAGATGCTGAGGTCTGCCTGAGTTTTGTATTATAAGTCCACAATTTTGGGACTTGCTCCGAGTGTTATCTTGATTTTGTTCTCTCGCAAGTGATGCAGAAAAGAAGCGTTAGCTTTAATGTGTTAGGGTTGAACGCTGTTATGTGCCTCACCTTCTCCCCAAATTAGCAAGTGATGGGTTGTAAGGTTGTTTGCCATAgctttttttggtatttttttattaatttatgtttCTTAATAAAACTGGTTTTGGTCTTTGAGGCATCCTGCTAAGGGTCATCAATAACTTTCTAGGCATGAATGGTATACTAATACCTTGAAACTCTTGAAGGTTGATGATCTTGACAATACTATTTGtggatattttgggaaaaaagaaTCTAACTTAAAGCCTTTATTTATCCTAAGCCATCCAAATTAAATAACTCaagataataaaaatattgtTAAACAAAAGAGATTACCAAGGGTAGACCTATCTTAGAAgcaagagaaaagaaaaataattctAATTACAGACAACTATTCGAACATTTCCCATGTTGGAAGCTCTCTGCCAGCATGAAAAAGCATAAAAATGATATCTTACAAAACTAGTATAACTCAACCTTGtcacaacaacaataaaaattattcaacagTTTCCTCTTTATCATGAAAAACTACAAGTTCTCTGTCAATGCCTAGATAATAGAAATAACAAGCTCATATCATCATAATGTAATCACTTAACACAAATTGGGgtgaaagtaaaaaataaaaataaaaccccTAATGCACAACATTGTTTAAGAAGGAAAAGGTTTATCTCCACTTTCttagttttaaatttatatatgttGACAGTCGTGTTTGGATACATAAGACTGGATGCTTCGATTAGGAAGATTACAGAAATTAGATGATCCAATACTATGCATTTGAGCTGCTGAATCTGAACAAAATTCAAAATCCATTTCATTAACAACTCAAGATTCTAAAACAATATAGCGCTAGAACAAAGACCCAATTATGTAGAGATCTATATGCTCAGATTGCTTGCTCAAAGAGGAAGATCGAGACCCTTCCCAACATCCACCCCAATCATCTGAAGTATTCCCTTGTTAAATAtctgaaaacaaaacaaaacagcaGTGTAAAATGCTGCAGCTTAAAATTGAAAGGCATTACTGTTGGAAAGAAGATTTGAGGAGAAGTGAGTTGAGCAGGGGACTCACCAGTTCCACAATGAATGTCCCAATCAGACCAATCATACAGGCTCGGGAGTTCCATACCTCTGCGGTCTTTGTGAACCCCAGGACAGGGGCTTGAAATCTAGGCTCTGCTTTTGGCAAGTCCACctgggtattttgtattttgCAGAAGATGAAATTAACGTGTAAGAATTAAGAAGAACCCatttgaagaaagttttaaaaaatgaaaaacccTGAGATCAAGAATTAACCTACCCCGGCGGGGAGCTTTGCAGATTGGATTCTTAAAGGCAAGCGCCTCTGCTTGGTTCCTCTGCTACTTGGGGTATGGAAAAGTGAGAGCTTCTGGGTTGGATGATAAACCAGCGGGGCTCTTGCAGGGAGGTGAGACAGAGACGAAGCAGCCACTGaggctgaagaagaagaagaagccattGTTTTGGTTCCGTAATCATTTGCACCATTGCTTCTATCCCTACCTTATCCACACAGTCTTGGCTTGCCTCTAAACTGCGCCTTGTGTGTACTGAGCTCCTGTCCACAGGGTCATCCCAGCCCTGATTTTCTGAAccacactcctctctctctctctctctctctctctctctctctctctccacatcTAATTTCCcctataatattttttaaactacGCAGAGAATAATGTGGTGAGAGAAAAGGCAAAGCACAGTGAAACCCATGTTCCCCTCACGCGAGTTTAGATTTGCAAGAGTgagaaaaatattatttcattattttttaaagtaTGTACAGGACTATGAATGAACCATACAGCTTCGAGCGGATTGGGAGCTGGATTTAATAAGAATTCAATCAGGTTTGGGCAAGGGGATCAAGGAAAACAGACTTAACTTGTTAGGAACAAAGACATACTAAGACGATATTAGTTAtaactcatattaatattttgtttaCCTAACAAAACTTTAATGCTGTGCTCGAGAGAATAATTTTAGGACTTgaatttcgataaatttcaatacaattttgtattatatctttttcaaatccaatacaaatctaaTTTTAAAACCTTTTTAAACATAGTGTAAGAGTCTTTTGCTTCTTCCAACGAGAGATCTTTAAAAAAAGAAAGTCATTCGTGTGTAATTCGATAAGTTAGCTTGATAAGGATTCATTCAACTTGTTCATTTGCATAAATAAACGTGGTCTGTTCAACTTGTTTAACAAGTTTTCAAAATTGTATATTCACATGCTCATTTTGAGATTAGATTATATTCAAgttttataaataatttaataaacaAATTTGATTACGGTAAAACTCAATTCAACCTGATTCATTTTCAAGCATATtttgatggatccatacccagtcaaagCAGACGGCTGCTGCCCCTTCAACATCTACGGCGCCGGCTGCTCCTCCgtcaccctttgctgctccacCTACTCTGCCGGACATGTTGACATTTAGCCACCGTCCGTTGAATTTTTGCTcccccttgtgtatatatatatgtgtgtgaagTTGTATATGCTATAAGCTAAGAGTGAAGTGAGTGTGGTGTGTTGCAGCTTGCATAAAGAGAGTTGAGTGAGAGTTGagtgattgtatcctcctcctcctctgtatttttccTAGTATATAGTAATctctcgctcccgtggacgtaggccggaatttggccgaaccacgtaactctggTGTCAATTTTGGTATGTGtgtgctttatttatttttatctattaattacttgatctgtaaaagcccaacaaagtggtatcagagcgtattGTTGGAGTAGAATTTCAGATCGGAGAAAATTCCCAGATTTTGAGCCTCTGTCCAGTacctcaaaatttaattttgaggcgaCCAACGAACTCCACTCATCAAGACGAAGCAAACGGTGTCAACCGGAGCTCCAAACAGCATCAGAAGACGTCACACGCGCCGCCAACGTCTAGGGGACGTTTCCACGCGCCGGCTACTCTTCTGGAAGTAGCGTCACGCGCTTTCATGCGCCGGAGAACGTCCGGCACACATTCGCAGGAGGAAGACGACGccacgtcagcgccacgtcaCCGGGACCCGCGCCGCGTCAGCGTCCAGTCAGCCTGACGCGTCAGCGCCACGTCGCCGACCACGTCAGCGGCCACGTCATCCAGGACCCGCGCCACTCAGCGACACGTGGCGCCTAGTCAGCAACCCAGTTAGCGCCACGTCGCCGGGACCCGCGCCGCGTCAGAGTCCAGTCAGCCTGACgcgtcagcgccacgtcagcgGCCACGTCATCCAGGACCCGCGCTAGTCAGCGACACGTGGCGCCTAGTCAGCAACCCAGTCAGCAGCTGAGTCACCTGCCACGTCAGCTCGGGTCCCACACCACGTCAGCAGTGGACCCCACAGTGGGCCCAAACGCCACGTCAGCACAAGTTGACCAagagttgaccaattttgaccgaAGTTTGACCAGGCTTTTTAAAGCCATTTCAGGTCCGTTTTTCGAACAACTTAAGCCATTTCCAGGGTTTTCGACCGTTTCGGACGCAACCGTACATTTGGTTTCTTGAGATTCTGCCCCAATTTTTCTGTACAAGCAAGTTAGTATTTAAAATCAATGGAGGAGTCAGACTCGGGTACCATGATCAAGCTCACAGCCTCCAATTACACTCTGTGGAGGTCTCGGATGGAGGATCTTCTTAATTGTAAGGATCTGGCAGACCCTTTGGATTATAAAGGTATGAAACCAGATTCcgtcaaagatgatgattggagaAGAATGAATAGGAAGACCATTGGTCAAATCAGACAATGGATTGACCACAAGGTATATCATCACGTCGCACAAGAGACTGATGCTTATAGTCTTTGGGAGAAGCTGGAAAACATGTACCAGGCCAAGACTGCCCGCAACAAAGCCATGTTAATGAGACGGCttgttaatctgaagttaaaAAGTGGGACCTCTATAGCTGAACATACtagtgagttccaaaacctagtaAATCAGCTTTCATCTGTGAAGATGGATCTTGGCGATGAAGCAGAAGCATTGCTGCTTCTTAGCTCCTTACCAGACAGCTGGGAGACATTGGTTATTACTCTCAGCAATTCAGCTCCTGACGGCAAACTTACCATGGCGATGGTAAAAGATGCCTTATTCAACGA
This window contains:
- the LOC131159829 gene encoding light-harvesting complex-like protein OHP1, chloroplastic; translated protein: MASSSSSASVAASSLSHLPARAPLVYHPTQKLSLFHTPSSRGTKQRRLPLRIQSAKLPAGVDLPKAEPRFQAPVLGFTKTAEVWNSRACMIGLIGTFIVELIFNKGILQMIGVDVGKGLDLPL